A window of the Choloepus didactylus isolate mChoDid1 chromosome 11, mChoDid1.pri, whole genome shotgun sequence genome harbors these coding sequences:
- the LOC119506524 gene encoding adenosine deaminase 2-like, with protein MRHIGDKILQESKLVEVYEVDGTVHSREWVVETYKSMAYEFAKDHRGFVGMKIIYTDHRTKDVSLIAQSIKEAMELWAQFPKTIVGFDLVGREDTGHSLHDYQEALLIPALQGTKLSYFFHAGETDWQGTSADTILLDALVFNSTRIGHGFALGKHPASMEYFWKKDIPIEVCPISDQVLKLVSDMRNHSAAALMASRHPMVISSDDPGIFGSKGLSYDFYKVFMGIGGMKADLKTLKQLAINSIKYSTLSPTDKMDFMQAWEERWNKFIDDLSKRP; from the exons ATGAGGCACATAGGAGATAAGATTCTGCAGGAGTCCAAGCTG GTGGAGGTGTATGAAGTGGATGGCACAGTACACAGCAGAGAGTGGGTGGTGGAGACGTACAAGAGCATGGCTTATGAATTTGCCAAAGATCATCGTGGATTTGTTGGAATGAAAATCATTTATACAGATCACAGAACCAAGGATGTGTCTCTCATCGCACAGTCCATCAAAGAAGCCATGGAGCTCTGGGCCCAGTTTCCCAAGACAATAGTGGGCTTTGACTTGGTGGGGCGTGAGGATACTGGCCATAGCCTGCATGACTACCAGGAGGCTTTGTTAATACCAGCCTTGCAAGGCACTAAACTATCATACTTTTTCCATGCTGGAGAGACAGACTGGCAGGGTACTTCCGCAGACACAATCCTTCTGGATGCCCTAGTGTTCAACTCCACCAGGATTGGCCATGGATTTGCTTTGGGCAAACACCCAGCATCCATGGAATACTTCTGGAAAAAGGACATTCCCATAGAGGTCTGTCCCATCTCCGACCAGGTTCTGAAACTTGTGTCTGACATGAGAAACCACTCTGCAGCTGCTCTGATGGCCAGCAGGCACCCCATGGTGATCAGCTCTGATGATCCAGGCATCTTTGGCTCCAAAGGCTTGTCCTATGATTTCTACAAGGTCTTCATGGGCATCGGGGGCATGAAGGCTGACCTGAAGACCCTCAAGCAGTTGGCCATAAACTCTATCAAGTACAGCACCCTGTCGCCAACTGACAAAATGGATTTCATGCAGGCGTGGGAGGAGAGATGGAATAAGTTTATAGATGACCTGTCCAAGAGGCCATAG